CGGTCCGGCCACAGCCGCTTGATCTCGGCGATCTCACGCAGGTTCACGTCCAGCGGGCGGTCGCTGATCAGCTCGACGTTGTTGATCGCCAGCAGGCGCTGTCCGGCGATGCTCAGGCCGCCGTAACGGTTGCTGATGTTCAGCACCGGCGCGCCGATGGTCTTCCACACGGCCCCGCCCCAGCCATGCTCGAAGGCACGGTGGATCTGGGCGCCGCTGTTGGTGGGCGGCGCGGAGGCCAGCCAGAATGGATTGGGCGCGCGGATGCCGGCGAAATTGACGGAGAGGTCAGCCATGGGCGGTCTCCAGTGACTCGGAACTGAACATTCCGGAGAGCTGCCGGTGAATGGCGGCAGCAGCGTATTTGCCGTCCTGAACGGCCATCACAGTGCTGGCGCTGCCACGCAGCCGCACGCAATCGCCGCCCGCGTACACGCGCGGCAGATTGGTCTGCATGGTCTCGTTCACGACGATGTAGCCGCCCGCAACATCCAGCCCCAGCGCAATTGCCAGCGAGGGTTTTTCCTGCCCGATGGCTTTGATCACGGCGTCGCAGGGAACAGTGAATTCGCTGCCCGGCAGTGGGCGCGGTGTGGGCCGTCCGCCGGGGTCTGGCACGCCCAGCACCATCTTCACGCACTCCACGCCCGTCACCCGCCCGCCTTCAGACAGCACCCGTACCGGCTGGGTCAGAAAGCGGTACCCGATGCCTTCCGAGAGCGCGAACTCGTACTCGTGGCGGTAGGCGGTCATCTCCGCTTCGGTGCGTCGGTACAGCATGGTGACGTCTGCGCCGCGCCGCCGGGCGATGGTGGCGGCGTCAATGGCCGTGTTGCCCGCCCCGATCACCACGACCTGTTGGGCCTGGGGCAGCAGTTCGGGGTGCAACTTGCTGTGCTCGATGTAGGTCAGCCCGTCCAGCAGGTGTTCCTCGCCGGGAATGCCCATCGCTGGCACCGCCCCCAGGCCCAGGCCCAGGAAGACGGCGTCGTGGTCGGCGAGCAGCGCGTTCAGCCCAGCCTGGTCCGTCAGTTCGTACCCTGTCTGAACGTCCACTCCCAGTGCCCGCACCGC
The genomic region above belongs to Deinococcus humi and contains:
- a CDS encoding NAD(P)-dependent oxidoreductase, whose translation is MTDHSLVDDALSARNLLPSTPFPSDPRFAPTYPPLSAHEATVEANRCLYCYDAPCIQACPTHIDIPTFIRKIATDNLRGSARTILEANFLGGTCARVCPVEELCEGACVLNAQEKPIAIGRLQRHAVDHAQERGLQLFQPAAPTGRRVAVVGSGPAGISVSAELAKLGHSVTLLEKRELGGGLSTYGIIVLREPVEVSLREVEAVRALGVDVQTGYELTDQAGLNALLADHDAVFLGLGLGAVPAMGIPGEEHLLDGLTYIEHSKLHPELLPQAQQVVVIGAGNTAIDAATIARRRGADVTMLYRRTEAEMTAYRHEYEFALSEGIGYRFLTQPVRVLSEGGRVTGVECVKMVLGVPDPGGRPTPRPLPGSEFTVPCDAVIKAIGQEKPSLAIALGLDVAGGYIVVNETMQTNLPRVYAGGDCVRLRGSASTVMAVQDGKYAAAAIHRQLSGMFSSESLETAHG